A genomic window from Desulfatiglans anilini DSM 4660 includes:
- the hisF gene encoding imidazole glycerol phosphate synthase subunit HisF: MSIRIMPCLDMQNGRVVKGVQFVDIRDAGDPVACCVAYCHAGADELALLDITATVEGRATMLDVVEKVARAATIPFTVGGGISDVASAEAVLRAGADKISTSSAAFRKPEVIRDMVKAFGTDRITVAIDAAVNDRLPSGYEVYIDGGRTATGADAVEWAKQVAGYGVKTILPTSKSTDGMKQGFDLPLIRKIKEATGVDVVASGGAGKLEHFYDAVEAGADILLAASVFHFNIIGIQELKTYLQDRGVAVRA; this comes from the coding sequence ATGAGCATCAGAATCATGCCCTGTCTCGATATGCAGAACGGACGCGTCGTCAAGGGCGTTCAATTCGTCGACATTCGCGATGCCGGCGATCCGGTTGCCTGCTGCGTCGCCTACTGCCATGCCGGGGCGGATGAACTGGCCCTTCTGGATATCACCGCGACGGTCGAAGGACGAGCGACCATGCTGGATGTAGTCGAAAAAGTAGCGCGCGCCGCGACGATCCCTTTCACCGTCGGCGGGGGCATCAGCGACGTGGCCTCCGCTGAGGCTGTGCTGCGCGCCGGAGCCGACAAGATTTCAACGAGCAGCGCCGCCTTCCGCAAACCCGAGGTCATTCGAGACATGGTCAAGGCGTTCGGGACCGACCGGATCACCGTGGCCATCGATGCAGCAGTCAATGACCGTCTACCATCCGGATACGAGGTCTATATCGATGGAGGCCGGACCGCAACCGGCGCCGACGCCGTCGAATGGGCAAAACAAGTTGCCGGCTACGGTGTAAAAACGATTCTTCCCACCAGCAAGAGCACCGACGGGATGAAACAGGGTTTCGACCTGCCCCTGATCCGGAAAATAAAGGAAGCCACAGGAGTGGACGTGGTCGCTTCGGGCGGAGCCGGAAAGCTCGAGCACTTCTACGACGCAGTGGAGGCCGGCGCGGACATCCTTCTCGCCGCATCTGTTTTTCATTTCAATATCATTGGGATACAGGAACTCAAGACCTATCTTCAAGACCGGGGGGTGGCGGTGAGAGCCTGA